The genomic interval GGGACCCGAACCAGTACTACACCGCCGTCTTCAGCGGTACCTCGTCGGCGTCGGCGATGGTCGCGGGGGCGGCGGCGTCCCTGCGCGGCGTGCAGCGCGCCTGCAACGCGACGCCGATGCTGCCGACGTACGTTCGGTCGCTGATGGCCTCGACCGGCTCCCCCCAGGTCGCCGGCCCCGTCGCCGGCAACATCGGCACGCGGCCGAACCTCCGCGCCGCGATCGACGCGCTGACGGTCGACCAGGACGGCGACCTGTACACCGAGTGCCTCGGGGACTGCACCGATGCCGATGCGACGCTGTGGGGGGTGCCCGGGGAGGTCGCCGGCCTGCGGTTCGTCTCGAAGACCACCCTCGCGTGGTCTCCCCCCGCCTCTCCCGGCACTTCGACGGCGTCGCGGTACCAGCTCGCGCGCAGCGCGGCGAAGGCGATGACGGCGCCGGAGTGCCTGCTCCCGGACACCTGGCCGGGGGAACAGGCCACGGACGCGGACGTTCCCCCCGCGGGGACCGCGTTCTTCTACCTCGCACGCGCGGTCACCGACTGCGGGGAGGGCACGTTCGGGGCGGGCCGCGTCATCCAGCTCGACTGCGCGGGCCTCGCCGCCGCGCGTCCGTGAGTCAGGGCCGGCTTCGTTCGATCGCCTCGAGGATCAGCTCGAACCGGCGCTCCCCCCGAACGCCCGCCAGGAAGGCGTTCCGGCGAAGCCAGAGCGCGCGCTCGTCGCCGTTGCGCACGCCGCGGTCGAGCCAGTCGAGCGCCTCGTCGACGTTTCCGGCCAGCGCGTGGACCTCGGCGACCTGCCACGCCCCGAACATCGCGAGCTCGGCCCACTTCAGCGACTCCGCGTCGAGGGTCCGGACCGCCTCGGCGCCGCGCCCTTCCCTCGCGAGGAGCAGCGCCCACAGCAGCCGAACGCGGTGGTTCGGGTGCTTCGACGCTCCGATCGCCTCGAGGCGCCGGCGGGCGGGCGCGATCTCTCCCTCGTGAAGCTCGAGCCGCGCCATCGCGCGGGTGGCGGCGAGGTTCCCGGAATCCTGCTCGAATACCTTCTCGATCTCCCGGCGCGCCTCGGCGACGTGCCCGGCCTCGAAGAACCCCTCCGCCAGCAGCAGCCGGGCGACCCAGAAGAGGGGAACCGCGTCGAGCATCGCACGGCTGCGCGACTCCGCTTCGGCTTCCCGGCCGCTGTACCTCGCGTCGATCGTGAACCAGACGAGCCCCGGCTGAGAGGCCGGAGCGAGCTCGAGCGCCCGCTTCAGCTCCGCGCGCGCGGACTCCTTCCGGTTGAGGTAGAGCAGTGCGGCCCCGAGCGCCGCGCGCCCCGAGGCGAGCTCGGGGCGGGAGGCCACGATCTCCCGCGCCGCCCCCTCGCACGCGTAGATCTGCGTGCCGTCGTTGGAGAACCCCTCGTGGATCGCGATGAGGCGCGTCACGCCGAGCATCGCGCGCGCCGAGGCGAACTCCGGATCGAGCTCCACCGCCCGGGCGAGCATCTGCTGCGCCCTCGGCAGGTCGAGCTGCGAGCGAAGGAACAGCATCGCCTTCTCGAAGTCCTCGTTCGCCTCGACACTTTCCGAGCGCACCTCGCCGATGGACGTCAGGCTCGCGGGGGTTCTCGCCTTCGGCTCGGGCCCGGACCGCGGCCGGCCCCCGAGCCATGCGATTCCCGCCACGACGACGACGGTGGCGAGGACCGCGGCGATCGTCCCCACAGGGGGACGCGTGGGGGGCGCGTCGAGGGCGGCGGCGAGCTCGCGGGCAGACCTGAACCGTTTCTCCGGCGCCTTCTCGAGACACCGGCGGGCCGCCCGCTCGAGCGAGGGGGGCACCCCCTTCGGCAGGGCCGGAGGAGGTTCCCGGAGGATGGCGGTCATCGTTTCGGCGCCGGTCTCGCGGTGGAACGGGCGAGAGCCGGAGAGCATCTCCCAGATCACCGTACCGAGGGCGAAGAGGTCCGAGCGCGCGTCCACCACACCGCCGCGAACCTGCTCCGGGGACAGGTAATCGGTCGTTCCCATCACGA from Candidatus Polarisedimenticolaceae bacterium carries:
- a CDS encoding protein kinase codes for the protein MSLHAGRGIGPYRLVEKIGEGGMGVVWKARDTSLDRDVALKFLPESLARDPERLARFEREAKAVAALAHPGILAIHGFGEDDGTVYAVTELLDGRTLREALHEGPMPPERVAAIALAVADGLSAAHDRGIVHRDLKPENLFLTRDGRTKILDFGLAAFVGTAVSDDATHTPTRTSLTTPGVVMGTTDYLSPEQVRGGVVDARSDLFALGTVIWEMLSGSRPFHRETGAETMTAILREPPPALPKGVPPSLERAARRCLEKAPEKRFRSARELAAALDAPPTRPPVGTIAAVLATVVVVAGIAWLGGRPRSGPEPKARTPASLTSIGEVRSESVEANEDFEKAMLFLRSQLDLPRAQQMLARAVELDPEFASARAMLGVTRLIAIHEGFSNDGTQIYACEGAAREIVASRPELASGRAALGAALLYLNRKESARAELKRALELAPASQPGLVWFTIDARYSGREAEAESRSRAMLDAVPLFWVARLLLAEGFFEAGHVAEARREIEKVFEQDSGNLAATRAMARLELHEGEIAPARRRLEAIGASKHPNHRVRLLWALLLAREGRGAEAVRTLDAESLKWAELAMFGAWQVAEVHALAGNVDEALDWLDRGVRNGDERALWLRRNAFLAGVRGERRFELILEAIERSRP